A single genomic interval of uncultured Sphaerochaeta sp. harbors:
- a CDS encoding DUF2812 domain-containing protein yields the protein MKDTKVMFRFYTIPEYVKEQDFLCNQHKKGWAFRRVYFPGLYVFSRCEGEDVVYQLDYNQEGRAEKQSYLRLFEDCGWEYIQDFFGYSYFRKPAAQTQGNEELYCDDGSRLAMIERVFKGRMIPLLVLFFLVIIPQLVLHGSGVRSASQFFFGLYCGLFFVYIVIFIQFGLQYWNMRKRLR from the coding sequence ATGAAAGATACGAAGGTTATGTTCAGATTCTATACTATCCCTGAATATGTGAAGGAGCAGGACTTCTTGTGTAACCAACATAAGAAGGGTTGGGCTTTTAGACGGGTATATTTCCCAGGGTTGTATGTATTCTCCAGGTGTGAGGGGGAAGATGTGGTTTACCAATTGGATTACAACCAAGAGGGAAGGGCTGAGAAGCAGAGTTACCTGCGTCTGTTTGAGGACTGTGGGTGGGAGTATATCCAGGATTTCTTTGGATACAGCTATTTCAGGAAGCCTGCTGCGCAGACGCAGGGAAATGAGGAGCTCTACTGTGATGATGGATCGCGTCTTGCCATGATAGAGCGCGTGTTCAAGGGAAGAATGATTCCCTTGCTGGTTCTTTTTTTCTTGGTGATCATTCCCCAACTGGTACTGCATGGAAGTGGGGTGAGAAGTGCAAGCCAATTCTTTTTTGGACTTTATTGCGGACTCTTCTTTGTATATATCGTAATTTTCATACAGTTTGGCCTGCAGTATTGGAATATGAGGAAACGACTTCGCTGA
- a CDS encoding PadR family transcriptional regulator, producing MDSHIRKVYVPMTETGFYILLCLQKPMHGYAIVQKVDSLTDGVVRIGAGTLYGSLSKMEKDGLIRFVDEQDKRKIYQITELGSDVLALEKIRIERMCRNLEEVGL from the coding sequence ATGGATTCCCATATCAGAAAAGTCTATGTACCCATGACAGAGACTGGATTCTACATATTGCTCTGCTTGCAGAAGCCCATGCACGGGTATGCAATAGTCCAGAAAGTCGATTCATTGACCGACGGGGTGGTGAGAATCGGGGCAGGGACGCTCTATGGAAGTTTGTCGAAGATGGAGAAGGATGGGCTTATCCGATTTGTGGATGAACAGGATAAACGAAAAATCTATCAGATTACCGAACTTGGATCTGATGTTCTTGCTTTGGAAAAAATACGAATTGAACGGATGTGCCGAAACTTGGAGGAGGTTGGACTATGA
- a CDS encoding helix-turn-helix domain-containing protein, with product MGAHVTRRVGLVLASIHTGASNGLWSQIASHCQRSGISLFVFPGGRLEYQENQEYLRNAIYSLVNTDNLDGVITWASALGGAVSVPEVHAFLDNLEGLDCVCIGMKKEGCPGISFDAYSGVQSVMLHCIREHRARKIAFLRGPENHYSAEDRYRAYCDTLDQTSLLFDPRLVSDPFSWSEGRKAIVQLLEERKLVPGRDFDTLVCASDLMMFDAGKYLENLGFSIPEDLRIVGYNDSRESHLLKVPCTTARMPVNELARMSWNLLSDMLSEEDPSCFDLLLPSQPIIRQSCGCTYSLGSEQQARRVIGSQELFKAWLIQVFDANEEEQERIGLLLKEASLQHEKEVLSLLGHLSYRFLDRGGDPSLLSEALHWYCTFFATLSFKTLCAGPIRDLFLRQRDLVAHEHAYQHALQASILNMLKCDLLGVKTLSTIPSLLAKHLGALGLDAGYLVLYGDETTNSFIGGYADSLVMERRQSFPKHLLLPQGLLDHLGQGVHVVEPLFMDNQPLGYLILRTSLFSGSVMEELRTALSSAIKGAFLLDAANRAREDAERAQRSRSEFFANVGEGLKTPLETILSIAKQVEGEMGKQIEAQIRSATHLLDLSLSHSGNLELENKVCNPMTLITPLLTSFPLAYEGPEEMPSLCVDAKRLIQSFTIICEYIVREGGEMRLQSTLSKDGLRFRFASSSVSWKASMGSQEPSLSLAQRIILMSHGSFSLHDNAVVVQLPLPSLMGESNPPSHDTLFYIVADGDEPIPEVLLASFASSEVIPVGNLQKHELSKIAGGVIGWDANNQGREFRLLRTAIAGHNTLSLAPMVCLHAPEGQQNLYSSLMRTSHHLSDGVLVAIKGLPEDCCKALALDEEFIVHSEPDEVLDVVANQPVKMILASLFDPALYRNIRKSSDAPIVVIREHWEKEEAEQLSLVPRLLIAHQCVLESSEFGQRLLELLETNEMLPPLTGALVKRAVVYLGRHATQQISRWQLAESVNVSEDYLTRIFRKELGISPWDYLNRQRVFLATQLLRESSLSINEVASQSGFQDQAYFCRVFKKIKGCAPGKIRSQH from the coding sequence GTGGGTGCTCACGTGACAAGGCGAGTGGGATTGGTTTTAGCCTCTATTCATACCGGAGCTTCCAACGGGCTCTGGTCCCAGATTGCAAGCCACTGCCAACGTTCCGGTATTTCCCTGTTTGTGTTCCCTGGAGGAAGACTTGAGTATCAGGAGAACCAGGAGTACCTACGTAATGCCATCTATTCTCTGGTAAATACAGATAATCTCGACGGTGTGATCACCTGGGCCTCAGCCTTGGGTGGGGCTGTCAGTGTCCCAGAGGTTCATGCTTTCCTAGATAACCTTGAAGGTCTGGACTGTGTCTGCATCGGTATGAAGAAGGAAGGCTGTCCAGGAATCTCTTTTGATGCCTATTCTGGGGTTCAGAGTGTCATGTTGCACTGTATCCGTGAGCATCGTGCAAGGAAGATTGCCTTTCTCCGGGGACCGGAGAATCACTACTCTGCCGAGGACCGCTACCGGGCCTATTGCGATACCCTTGATCAAACCAGTCTGCTCTTTGATCCTCGCTTGGTCAGTGATCCTTTCTCCTGGTCAGAAGGAAGGAAGGCAATTGTTCAGTTATTGGAGGAGAGAAAACTCGTTCCTGGGCGAGATTTCGATACGTTGGTTTGTGCCAGCGATCTGATGATGTTTGATGCAGGAAAATACTTGGAGAACCTCGGATTCTCAATTCCTGAGGACCTGCGTATCGTGGGATATAATGACAGCAGGGAAAGCCACCTCTTGAAGGTTCCTTGTACCACTGCGAGGATGCCGGTTAATGAGTTGGCAAGGATGTCTTGGAACCTGCTCAGCGATATGCTTTCAGAGGAGGATCCTTCCTGCTTTGACTTGCTTCTTCCCTCACAGCCGATCATTCGTCAGAGTTGTGGGTGTACCTACTCCTTGGGAAGTGAACAACAGGCTCGTCGTGTTATTGGGAGTCAGGAACTTTTCAAGGCTTGGTTGATCCAGGTGTTTGATGCGAATGAGGAGGAGCAAGAGAGGATTGGCCTACTGCTTAAGGAAGCTTCCTTGCAACATGAGAAGGAAGTGCTCTCCTTGCTCGGACATCTATCCTACCGTTTCCTTGACAGGGGAGGGGATCCCAGTCTCCTGAGTGAAGCCCTGCATTGGTACTGTACTTTTTTTGCGACCCTTTCCTTCAAGACGCTCTGTGCAGGTCCAATCAGGGACCTCTTTCTCCGTCAACGGGATTTGGTTGCACATGAACATGCCTACCAACATGCTTTGCAGGCAAGCATCCTCAATATGCTCAAGTGTGATCTCTTGGGGGTGAAAACTCTTTCAACCATACCATCTCTCCTGGCAAAACACCTTGGAGCCCTTGGTCTTGATGCGGGATATCTGGTTCTGTACGGTGATGAGACAACCAATTCCTTCATTGGAGGGTATGCCGATTCCCTAGTCATGGAAAGGAGGCAATCTTTTCCCAAGCACCTCTTATTGCCACAAGGACTCCTGGATCATCTTGGGCAGGGTGTACATGTGGTTGAACCTCTGTTCATGGACAACCAGCCACTGGGGTATCTCATCCTGAGAACCTCGTTGTTCAGCGGAAGTGTCATGGAAGAGCTACGAACCGCTTTGAGTTCAGCTATCAAGGGAGCATTTCTCCTCGATGCCGCCAACCGTGCAAGGGAAGATGCAGAGAGGGCACAGCGTTCGAGAAGTGAGTTCTTTGCCAATGTTGGGGAGGGACTCAAGACTCCTCTTGAGACAATTCTCTCCATTGCAAAGCAGGTTGAAGGAGAGATGGGGAAGCAGATTGAGGCACAGATCCGTTCTGCCACGCATCTTCTGGATCTTTCCCTCTCTCACTCCGGCAATCTTGAGTTGGAGAACAAGGTCTGCAATCCAATGACGTTGATAACACCATTGCTCACCTCCTTTCCTCTTGCCTATGAAGGACCAGAGGAGATGCCCTCCCTCTGTGTCGATGCCAAGCGCTTGATCCAAAGCTTTACGATCATCTGTGAGTATATTGTAAGGGAAGGAGGGGAGATGAGGTTGCAATCCACTTTGTCGAAGGATGGCCTCCGTTTCCGTTTTGCTTCCTCTTCAGTTTCTTGGAAGGCCTCAATGGGGAGTCAGGAGCCAAGTCTCTCCTTGGCTCAAAGAATTATCCTGATGAGCCATGGCTCATTCTCCCTGCATGATAATGCAGTAGTTGTACAGCTACCCCTGCCAAGCTTGATGGGTGAGAGCAACCCCCCTTCCCATGATACCTTGTTTTATATTGTTGCTGATGGTGATGAGCCAATACCTGAGGTGTTGCTTGCTTCTTTTGCTTCCAGTGAAGTAATCCCTGTGGGTAACCTGCAGAAGCATGAGCTCTCCAAGATTGCAGGAGGTGTTATTGGTTGGGATGCAAATAATCAAGGAAGGGAGTTCCGTCTCCTGCGTACAGCGATTGCAGGACATAATACCCTCTCCCTAGCTCCCATGGTCTGTCTCCACGCTCCTGAAGGCCAGCAAAATCTCTATTCATCCTTGATGAGAACTTCCCATCATCTCTCAGATGGTGTTCTGGTTGCGATCAAGGGGCTGCCTGAAGATTGTTGCAAGGCTCTTGCCTTGGATGAGGAGTTCATTGTTCACAGTGAACCAGATGAGGTATTGGATGTGGTAGCCAACCAGCCGGTAAAAATGATACTTGCCTCACTCTTTGATCCTGCTCTCTATAGGAATATTCGAAAATCCTCGGATGCTCCGATTGTGGTGATACGTGAACATTGGGAGAAGGAGGAGGCAGAGCAGCTTTCCCTTGTTCCTCGTCTCCTTATCGCTCACCAGTGTGTGCTTGAAAGTAGTGAGTTTGGACAGCGGTTGCTTGAGCTGTTGGAAACCAATGAGATGCTTCCTCCTCTCACCGGCGCCTTGGTCAAGCGAGCTGTGGTCTATTTAGGTAGGCATGCTACCCAGCAGATATCACGTTGGCAACTTGCTGAATCAGTGAATGTCAGTGAAGACTACCTGACGAGAATTTTCCGCAAGGAGTTGGGTATCAGCCCATGGGATTACCTAAACAGGCAGCGGGTATTCCTTGCCACCCAATTGCTCCGTGAGAGTTCTCTCTCAATAAACGAGGTTGCGAGTCAGAGTGGATTCCAGGACCAAGCGTATTTCTGCAGGGTGTTCAAGAAGATCAAGGGATGTGCTCCAGGAAAGATTCGTTCACAACATTGA